A DNA window from Scomber japonicus isolate fScoJap1 chromosome 14, fScoJap1.pri, whole genome shotgun sequence contains the following coding sequences:
- the LOC128373086 gene encoding striatin-like isoform X2 — MDEQAGPGVFFNNNNNSVLPGAGKGPLPDGDAGEAARAQYSIPGILHFLQHEWARFEVERAQWEVERAELQAQIAFLQGERKGQENLKKDLVRRIKMLEYALKQERAKYHKLKYGTELNQGDMKPPSYDSDEANENETSGSFNNQLSWKQGRQLLRQYLQEVGYTDTILDVKSQRVRALLGLAGDGGSRTGERSTEPLVNGTDTSTKGMGTRGKAELSDTSAVLEAFKFIENAAAEFSDEDEEDDSDGKDRTNVESRTILRKKPASSSSPSPASMDTSEDPDTEEALKGFDFLSSPDEMDTSPESRGTGDGTDWEKDEQGPISEAWDVDPGLITKLKEQYRKERKGKKGVKRPNRSKLQDMLANLRDAEDMSHMQPPSAPQSRPNAVRFNEHEGNRTDEVEALTFPPTSGKSFIMGTDEAMESELGLGELAGLTVANEADSLAYDIGNNKDAMRKTWNPKFTLRSHFDGIRALTFHPVEPVLVTASEDHTLKMWNLQKTTPAKKSASLDVEPIYTFRAHRGAVLSVVMSSTGEQCFSGGVDGTIQCWNTPNPNIDPYDSYDPSVLRGELCGHTDSVWGLVYSSAHQRLLSCSADGTVRLWDANSTSPALAVFNENKKLGVPSSVDLVCSEPAHLVTSFTSGEIGLFNMETRQLVLNLESNTEPGTPCQINKVLSHPTLPITITAQEDRHIKFFDNNSGKLIHSMVAHLDAVTSLAVDPNGLYLMSGSHDCSIRLWNLESKTCIQEFTAHRKKFEESIHDVAFHPSKCYIASAGADALAKVFV, encoded by the exons GCCCAAATCGCCTTCCTGCAGGGGGAGAGGAAAGGCCAAGAGAATTTGAAGAAAGATCTTGTGAGGAGGATCAAAATGCTGGAGTACGCGCTGAAGCAAGAGAG AGCCAAGTACCACAAGTTAAAATACGGGACAGAGTTAAATCAAGGTGACATGAAGCCTCCGAGCTATGACTCTG ATGAGGCCAACGAGAACGAGACCTCGGGATCGTTCAACAATCAGCTGTCCTGGAAACAAGGCCGCCAGCTCCTCAGACA GTACCTGCAGGAGGTCGGCTACACAGACACCATCTTAGATGTGAAGTCCCAGCGAGTGCGAGCGTTGCTAGGACTAGCTGGGGATGGAGGCAGTAGGACAGGTGAAAGAAGTACTGAGCCTCTGGTCAATGGGACAGACACATCAACAAAGGGCATGGGCACCAGAGG GAAGGCTGAGCTATCTGACACGAGCGCTGTACTGGAGGCCTTCAAGTTCATCGAGAATGCAGCGGCTGAGTTCAGTGACGAAGACGAGGAAGATGATAGCGACGGGAAGGACAGGACCAACGTCGAGTCCCGGACG ATCCTGAGGAAGAAGCCTGCATCGTCATCGTCGCCATCACCAGCCAGTATGGACACCAGTGAGGACCCGGACACAGAGGAGGCCCTGAAGGGTTTCGACTTCCTGTCCAGCCCGGACGAGATGGACACCTCACCGGAGTCCAGAGGCACCGGGGACGGCACAGACTGGG AGAAGGACGAGCAAGGTCCCATTTCTGAGGCCTGGGACGTGGACCCGGGCCTGATAACCAAACTCAAGGAGCAGTACAGAAAGGAACGCAAGGGGAAAAAGGGGGTGAAGA GGCCCAACCGGTCCAAGCTGCAGGACATGCTGGCTAACCTGAGAGATGCAGAGGACATGTCCCATATGCAGCCTCCATCCGCCCCCCAGTCTCGGCCCAACGCGGTCCGGTTCAATGAGCACGAAGGGAACCGAACAGATGAAG TTGAGGCTCTGACCTTCCCGCCCACTTCAGGGAAGTCGTTCATTATGGGCACAGATGAGGCCATGGAGAGCGAGCTAGGCCTCGGAGAGCTGGCCGGACTCACCGTGGCCAACGAGGCCGACAGCCTGGCGTATGAT ATTGGCAACAATAAGGATGCCATGAGAAAGACCTGGAACCCCAAATTCACTCTGCGGAGCCATTTTGATGGAATTCGAGCTCTGACCTTCCACCCTGTGGAGCCCGTCCTGGTCACCGCCTCAGAGGACCACACACTCAAGATGTGGAACCTTCAAAAGACCACTCCCGCCAAAAA GAGCGCATCTTTAGATGTGGAACCAATCTACACTTTCAGGGCTCAcag GGGGGCTGTACTGAGTGTGGTGATGAGCAGCACAGGGGAGCAGTGTTTCAGTGGAGGGGTAGACGGGACCATCCAGTGCTGGAACACCCCCAACCCTAACATTGATCCCTACGATTCCTATG ACCCGTCGGTGCTGCGTGGAGAGTTGTGTGGACACACGGACTCTGTTTGGGGTTTGGTGTACAGCAGCGCACACCAGCgcctcctctcctgctctgcaGACGGGACTGTGAGGCTGTGGGATGCCAACAGCACCTCTCCCGCCCTTGCAGTATTCAACGAAAATAAAA AGCTTGGAGTTCCCTCCTCTGTTGACCTGGTGTGCAGCGAACCAGCTCACCTGGTCACCTCCTTCACTAGCGGGGAGATTGGCCTCTTCAACATGGAGACCCGCCAGCTAGTCCTCAATCTGGAGTCCAATACAGAGCCAG GAACTCCGTGTCAGATCAATAAGGTCCTCAGCCACCCAACTCTTCCCATCACCATCACTGCGCAGGAGGACAGACACATCAAGTTTTTTGACAACAACAGCGGGAAGCTGATTCACTCCATGGTGGCTCACCTGGATGCTGTCACCAGCTTAGCTGTGGACCCTAATGGACTTTATCTCATGTCAGGCA GTCATGACTGCTCCATCCGTCTGTGGAACCTGGAGAGTAAAACCTGCATCCAGGAGTTCACAGCTCACAGAAAGAAGTTTGAAGAATCGATCCACGACGTGGCGTTTCACCCGTCTAAATGCTACATAGCCAGCGCCGGGGCAGACGCTCTCGCCAAGGTGTTCGTATGA
- the LOC128373086 gene encoding striatin-like isoform X1 translates to MDEQAGPGVFFNNNNNSVLPGAGKGPLPDGDAGEAARAQYSIPGILHFLQHEWARFEVERAQWEVERAELQAQIAFLQGERKGQENLKKDLVRRIKMLEYALKQERAKYHKLKYGTELNQGDMKPPSYDSDEANENETSGSFNNQLSWKQGRQLLRQYLQEVGYTDTILDVKSQRVRALLGLAGDGGSRTGERSTEPLVNGTDTSTKGMGTRGRKAELSDTSAVLEAFKFIENAAAEFSDEDEEDDSDGKDRTNVESRTILRKKPASSSSPSPASMDTSEDPDTEEALKGFDFLSSPDEMDTSPESRGTGDGTDWEKDEQGPISEAWDVDPGLITKLKEQYRKERKGKKGVKRPNRSKLQDMLANLRDAEDMSHMQPPSAPQSRPNAVRFNEHEGNRTDEVEALTFPPTSGKSFIMGTDEAMESELGLGELAGLTVANEADSLAYDIGNNKDAMRKTWNPKFTLRSHFDGIRALTFHPVEPVLVTASEDHTLKMWNLQKTTPAKKSASLDVEPIYTFRAHRGAVLSVVMSSTGEQCFSGGVDGTIQCWNTPNPNIDPYDSYDPSVLRGELCGHTDSVWGLVYSSAHQRLLSCSADGTVRLWDANSTSPALAVFNENKKLGVPSSVDLVCSEPAHLVTSFTSGEIGLFNMETRQLVLNLESNTEPGTPCQINKVLSHPTLPITITAQEDRHIKFFDNNSGKLIHSMVAHLDAVTSLAVDPNGLYLMSGSHDCSIRLWNLESKTCIQEFTAHRKKFEESIHDVAFHPSKCYIASAGADALAKVFV, encoded by the exons GCCCAAATCGCCTTCCTGCAGGGGGAGAGGAAAGGCCAAGAGAATTTGAAGAAAGATCTTGTGAGGAGGATCAAAATGCTGGAGTACGCGCTGAAGCAAGAGAG AGCCAAGTACCACAAGTTAAAATACGGGACAGAGTTAAATCAAGGTGACATGAAGCCTCCGAGCTATGACTCTG ATGAGGCCAACGAGAACGAGACCTCGGGATCGTTCAACAATCAGCTGTCCTGGAAACAAGGCCGCCAGCTCCTCAGACA GTACCTGCAGGAGGTCGGCTACACAGACACCATCTTAGATGTGAAGTCCCAGCGAGTGCGAGCGTTGCTAGGACTAGCTGGGGATGGAGGCAGTAGGACAGGTGAAAGAAGTACTGAGCCTCTGGTCAATGGGACAGACACATCAACAAAGGGCATGGGCACCAGAGG CAGGAAGGCTGAGCTATCTGACACGAGCGCTGTACTGGAGGCCTTCAAGTTCATCGAGAATGCAGCGGCTGAGTTCAGTGACGAAGACGAGGAAGATGATAGCGACGGGAAGGACAGGACCAACGTCGAGTCCCGGACG ATCCTGAGGAAGAAGCCTGCATCGTCATCGTCGCCATCACCAGCCAGTATGGACACCAGTGAGGACCCGGACACAGAGGAGGCCCTGAAGGGTTTCGACTTCCTGTCCAGCCCGGACGAGATGGACACCTCACCGGAGTCCAGAGGCACCGGGGACGGCACAGACTGGG AGAAGGACGAGCAAGGTCCCATTTCTGAGGCCTGGGACGTGGACCCGGGCCTGATAACCAAACTCAAGGAGCAGTACAGAAAGGAACGCAAGGGGAAAAAGGGGGTGAAGA GGCCCAACCGGTCCAAGCTGCAGGACATGCTGGCTAACCTGAGAGATGCAGAGGACATGTCCCATATGCAGCCTCCATCCGCCCCCCAGTCTCGGCCCAACGCGGTCCGGTTCAATGAGCACGAAGGGAACCGAACAGATGAAG TTGAGGCTCTGACCTTCCCGCCCACTTCAGGGAAGTCGTTCATTATGGGCACAGATGAGGCCATGGAGAGCGAGCTAGGCCTCGGAGAGCTGGCCGGACTCACCGTGGCCAACGAGGCCGACAGCCTGGCGTATGAT ATTGGCAACAATAAGGATGCCATGAGAAAGACCTGGAACCCCAAATTCACTCTGCGGAGCCATTTTGATGGAATTCGAGCTCTGACCTTCCACCCTGTGGAGCCCGTCCTGGTCACCGCCTCAGAGGACCACACACTCAAGATGTGGAACCTTCAAAAGACCACTCCCGCCAAAAA GAGCGCATCTTTAGATGTGGAACCAATCTACACTTTCAGGGCTCAcag GGGGGCTGTACTGAGTGTGGTGATGAGCAGCACAGGGGAGCAGTGTTTCAGTGGAGGGGTAGACGGGACCATCCAGTGCTGGAACACCCCCAACCCTAACATTGATCCCTACGATTCCTATG ACCCGTCGGTGCTGCGTGGAGAGTTGTGTGGACACACGGACTCTGTTTGGGGTTTGGTGTACAGCAGCGCACACCAGCgcctcctctcctgctctgcaGACGGGACTGTGAGGCTGTGGGATGCCAACAGCACCTCTCCCGCCCTTGCAGTATTCAACGAAAATAAAA AGCTTGGAGTTCCCTCCTCTGTTGACCTGGTGTGCAGCGAACCAGCTCACCTGGTCACCTCCTTCACTAGCGGGGAGATTGGCCTCTTCAACATGGAGACCCGCCAGCTAGTCCTCAATCTGGAGTCCAATACAGAGCCAG GAACTCCGTGTCAGATCAATAAGGTCCTCAGCCACCCAACTCTTCCCATCACCATCACTGCGCAGGAGGACAGACACATCAAGTTTTTTGACAACAACAGCGGGAAGCTGATTCACTCCATGGTGGCTCACCTGGATGCTGTCACCAGCTTAGCTGTGGACCCTAATGGACTTTATCTCATGTCAGGCA GTCATGACTGCTCCATCCGTCTGTGGAACCTGGAGAGTAAAACCTGCATCCAGGAGTTCACAGCTCACAGAAAGAAGTTTGAAGAATCGATCCACGACGTGGCGTTTCACCCGTCTAAATGCTACATAGCCAGCGCCGGGGCAGACGCTCTCGCCAAGGTGTTCGTATGA